A single region of the Polyodon spathula isolate WHYD16114869_AA chromosome 5, ASM1765450v1, whole genome shotgun sequence genome encodes:
- the LOC121316149 gene encoding cilia- and flagella-associated protein 36-like isoform X3 — translation MDEDNEWIVETIAGYLGSPDWVIPVTDFIEHKCTVFDDDDENKLSYTEVHQQYKEMVEQLLGNYTQEVGISEEQFLEACVSPLAQSKALQKVFQPVLAAEDFEMFKSLMIQKNVELQLQALRVIEEKNGTLPECLTDGVDMISELEEQELRILKEVLKRSKDEYEQDLAKKRFSEEESGSASNSSSRESKDQHETCLRKHSEKESEQTQKVCKAPVKTVKKGAAVCASNTDDAGKKSPSKDCMQPSTKLLSACFPGRSSIGSLCANSKVLAPVKAPVNGSELSPASTSSENKKSSSEAAEAWLEEARKEAGISRPFTELSADQQEQLQQRAEYLKQQRDKLLAMKKEQRHKPTHAELAEEPSILTSENKQVISEDEKKKIQKRKNLAEKLKQEVIKK, via the exons ATGGATGAAGATAATGAGTGGATAGTGGAGACCATTGCTGGATATCTCGGCAGCCCAGATTGGGTTATACCCGTAACCGACTTTATCGAACACAAATGTACAG tatttgatgatgatgatgaaaataAACTGTCCTATACAGAGGTCCATCAGCAGTACAAGGAAATG gtaGAACAACTGTTGGGTAATTACACACAGGAGGTTGGTATCAGTGAAGAACAATTTTTGGAAGCATGCGTATCTCCACTGGCACAATCAAAGGCACTACAG AAGGTGTTTCAACCAGTGTTGGCTGCAGAAgactttgaaatgtttaaatcTCTAATGATTCAGAAGAATgtggagctgcagctgcaggcacTTCGTGTAATTGAGGAGAAGAATG GTACACTGCCTGAGTGTTTGACAGATGGTGTGGACATGATATCGGAGTTGGAAGAGCAGGAGCTCAGAATACTGAAGGAGGTGCTGAA GAGATCAAAAGATGAATATGAGCAGGACCTGGCGAAAAAAAGGTTCTCGGAGGAAGAATCTGGGTCAGCTTCAAACAGCAGCTCACGGGAGAGCAAAGATCAACATGAAACCTGTCTGAGAAAGCATTCAGAAAAAGAAAGTGAACAAACACAGAAA GTGTGCAAAGCCCCAGTAAAAACTGTGAAGAAAGGAGCAGCTGTTTGTGCCTCCAACACTGATGATGCAGGAAAGAAGAGTCCCTCCAAAGACTGTATGCAACCAAGCACAAAGTTGCTGTCAG CATGTTTTCCAGGGAGAAGCAGCATTGGGAGTCTCTGTGCCAATAGTAAAGTCCTTGCACCAGTCAAAGCCCCTGTCAATGGGTCTGAGCTCAGTCCAGCATCCACCTCCTCAGAGAACAAGAAGAGCAGTAGTGAGGCTGCAGAGGCTTGGTTAGAAGAGGCCAGGAAGGAGGCAGGGATATCTAGACCTTTCACT GAGCTGTCAGCAGATCAGCAAGAGCAGCTTCAGCAGCGAGCAGAGTACCTGAAACAGCAGAGGGACAAACTTCTCGCCATGAAGAAAGAGCAAAGACATAAACCGACCCATGCTGAACTTGCAGAGGAGCCTTCAATATTGACATCTGAGAACAAGCAG
- the LOC121316149 gene encoding cilia- and flagella-associated protein 36-like isoform X1, whose product MDEDNEWIVETIAGYLGSPDWVIPVTDFIEHKCTVFDDDDENKLSYTEVHQQYKEMVEQLLGNYTQEVGISEEQFLEACVSPLAQSKALQKVFQPVLAAEDFEMFKSLMIQKNVELQLQALRVIEEKNGTLPECLTDGVDMISELEEQELRILKEVLKRSKDEYEQDLAKKRFSEEESGSASNSSSRESKDQHETCLRKHSEKESEQTQKVCKAPVKTVKKGAAVCASNTDDAGKKSPSKDCMQPSTKLLSACFPGRSSIGSLCANSKVLAPVKAPVNGSELSPASTSSENKKSSSEAAEAWLEEARKEAGISRPFTELSADQQEQLQQRAEYLKQQRDKLLAMKKEQRHKPTHAELAEEPSILTSENKQSVDISNTNLTGNNVLKEETLSISNCEHTLSREGGQGNF is encoded by the exons ATGGATGAAGATAATGAGTGGATAGTGGAGACCATTGCTGGATATCTCGGCAGCCCAGATTGGGTTATACCCGTAACCGACTTTATCGAACACAAATGTACAG tatttgatgatgatgatgaaaataAACTGTCCTATACAGAGGTCCATCAGCAGTACAAGGAAATG gtaGAACAACTGTTGGGTAATTACACACAGGAGGTTGGTATCAGTGAAGAACAATTTTTGGAAGCATGCGTATCTCCACTGGCACAATCAAAGGCACTACAG AAGGTGTTTCAACCAGTGTTGGCTGCAGAAgactttgaaatgtttaaatcTCTAATGATTCAGAAGAATgtggagctgcagctgcaggcacTTCGTGTAATTGAGGAGAAGAATG GTACACTGCCTGAGTGTTTGACAGATGGTGTGGACATGATATCGGAGTTGGAAGAGCAGGAGCTCAGAATACTGAAGGAGGTGCTGAA GAGATCAAAAGATGAATATGAGCAGGACCTGGCGAAAAAAAGGTTCTCGGAGGAAGAATCTGGGTCAGCTTCAAACAGCAGCTCACGGGAGAGCAAAGATCAACATGAAACCTGTCTGAGAAAGCATTCAGAAAAAGAAAGTGAACAAACACAGAAA GTGTGCAAAGCCCCAGTAAAAACTGTGAAGAAAGGAGCAGCTGTTTGTGCCTCCAACACTGATGATGCAGGAAAGAAGAGTCCCTCCAAAGACTGTATGCAACCAAGCACAAAGTTGCTGTCAG CATGTTTTCCAGGGAGAAGCAGCATTGGGAGTCTCTGTGCCAATAGTAAAGTCCTTGCACCAGTCAAAGCCCCTGTCAATGGGTCTGAGCTCAGTCCAGCATCCACCTCCTCAGAGAACAAGAAGAGCAGTAGTGAGGCTGCAGAGGCTTGGTTAGAAGAGGCCAGGAAGGAGGCAGGGATATCTAGACCTTTCACT GAGCTGTCAGCAGATCAGCAAGAGCAGCTTCAGCAGCGAGCAGAGTACCTGAAACAGCAGAGGGACAAACTTCTCGCCATGAAGAAAGAGCAAAGACATAAACCGACCCATGCTGAACTTGCAGAGGAGCCTTCAATATTGACATCTGAGAACAAGCAG
- the LOC121316149 gene encoding cilia- and flagella-associated protein 36-like isoform X2 — protein sequence MDEDNEWIVETIAGYLGSPDWVIPVTDFIEHKCTVFDDDDENKLSYTEVHQQYKEMVEQLLGNYTQEVGISEEQFLEACVSPLAQSKALQVFQPVLAAEDFEMFKSLMIQKNVELQLQALRVIEEKNGTLPECLTDGVDMISELEEQELRILKEVLKRSKDEYEQDLAKKRFSEEESGSASNSSSRESKDQHETCLRKHSEKESEQTQKVCKAPVKTVKKGAAVCASNTDDAGKKSPSKDCMQPSTKLLSACFPGRSSIGSLCANSKVLAPVKAPVNGSELSPASTSSENKKSSSEAAEAWLEEARKEAGISRPFTELSADQQEQLQQRAEYLKQQRDKLLAMKKEQRHKPTHAELAEEPSILTSENKQSVDISNTNLTGNNVLKEETLSISNCEHTLSREGGQGNF from the exons ATGGATGAAGATAATGAGTGGATAGTGGAGACCATTGCTGGATATCTCGGCAGCCCAGATTGGGTTATACCCGTAACCGACTTTATCGAACACAAATGTACAG tatttgatgatgatgatgaaaataAACTGTCCTATACAGAGGTCCATCAGCAGTACAAGGAAATG gtaGAACAACTGTTGGGTAATTACACACAGGAGGTTGGTATCAGTGAAGAACAATTTTTGGAAGCATGCGTATCTCCACTGGCACAATCAAAGGCACTACAG GTGTTTCAACCAGTGTTGGCTGCAGAAgactttgaaatgtttaaatcTCTAATGATTCAGAAGAATgtggagctgcagctgcaggcacTTCGTGTAATTGAGGAGAAGAATG GTACACTGCCTGAGTGTTTGACAGATGGTGTGGACATGATATCGGAGTTGGAAGAGCAGGAGCTCAGAATACTGAAGGAGGTGCTGAA GAGATCAAAAGATGAATATGAGCAGGACCTGGCGAAAAAAAGGTTCTCGGAGGAAGAATCTGGGTCAGCTTCAAACAGCAGCTCACGGGAGAGCAAAGATCAACATGAAACCTGTCTGAGAAAGCATTCAGAAAAAGAAAGTGAACAAACACAGAAA GTGTGCAAAGCCCCAGTAAAAACTGTGAAGAAAGGAGCAGCTGTTTGTGCCTCCAACACTGATGATGCAGGAAAGAAGAGTCCCTCCAAAGACTGTATGCAACCAAGCACAAAGTTGCTGTCAG CATGTTTTCCAGGGAGAAGCAGCATTGGGAGTCTCTGTGCCAATAGTAAAGTCCTTGCACCAGTCAAAGCCCCTGTCAATGGGTCTGAGCTCAGTCCAGCATCCACCTCCTCAGAGAACAAGAAGAGCAGTAGTGAGGCTGCAGAGGCTTGGTTAGAAGAGGCCAGGAAGGAGGCAGGGATATCTAGACCTTTCACT GAGCTGTCAGCAGATCAGCAAGAGCAGCTTCAGCAGCGAGCAGAGTACCTGAAACAGCAGAGGGACAAACTTCTCGCCATGAAGAAAGAGCAAAGACATAAACCGACCCATGCTGAACTTGCAGAGGAGCCTTCAATATTGACATCTGAGAACAAGCAG